The following proteins are encoded in a genomic region of Bacillus sp. FJAT-22090:
- a CDS encoding protein adenylyltransferase SelO — translation MTNREELIGWNFDNSYARLPNIFFTSLTLNPVSSPKLSILNDSLAKSLGLDIDSLKSEDGVAQLAGNRNPEGAFPLAQAYAGHQFGHFNMLGDGRAILLGEQITPQGERFDVQLKGSGRTPYSRGGDGRAALGPMLREYIISESMHALGIPTTRSLAVVTTGESIIRETNLPGAIMTRVAASHLRVGTFQFAAKWGTFEDLRDLADYTIERHYPEGETSPNRYIFLLQEVIKRQASLIAKWQLVGFIHGVMNTDNMAISGETIDYGPCAFMDAYDPSTVFSSIDVNGRYAYGNQPNIAGWNLARFAESLLPLLHEDEEQAIKLAQNAIEDFPKLYFSNWLSGMRAKLGIYNEEKEDEALVDELLRIMQKNGADYTNTFRALTFDTNEDTKLFGTPEFAQWKKKWQERLSRQQESKASSHDLMRNSNPAVIPRNHRVEEALDAAVAQGDYSVMERLLNALSRPYAHTPEQDEYTKLPDQENSSYRTFCGT, via the coding sequence ATGACAAACCGAGAAGAACTAATAGGATGGAACTTCGATAACAGTTATGCCCGTCTTCCAAACATATTTTTTACTAGCCTCACCCTTAACCCTGTGAGCTCACCGAAATTGTCCATTCTTAATGATTCGTTGGCTAAATCCTTGGGGTTAGATATAGATTCACTGAAAAGTGAAGATGGTGTTGCACAACTTGCTGGAAACCGAAATCCAGAAGGTGCTTTCCCTCTTGCTCAGGCTTATGCCGGGCACCAATTCGGACATTTTAACATGTTAGGAGATGGCCGAGCTATTTTGCTTGGAGAACAAATTACACCTCAAGGTGAGCGATTTGATGTTCAACTGAAAGGTTCTGGTAGAACTCCTTATTCTCGTGGGGGAGATGGACGTGCGGCACTAGGGCCAATGCTAAGAGAATACATTATTAGCGAATCCATGCATGCGCTTGGTATACCTACTACACGGAGTTTAGCGGTGGTAACTACCGGTGAATCTATCATTCGTGAAACTAATCTACCTGGTGCAATTATGACCCGCGTGGCTGCAAGTCATCTGCGTGTAGGTACTTTTCAATTCGCAGCGAAATGGGGAACTTTTGAAGATCTTCGAGACCTGGCTGATTATACAATTGAACGACATTATCCAGAAGGAGAGACTTCCCCTAATCGTTATATTTTCCTACTTCAGGAAGTGATTAAACGTCAGGCGTCGCTAATTGCAAAATGGCAACTGGTTGGCTTTATTCACGGAGTCATGAACACAGACAACATGGCCATTAGTGGAGAAACTATTGATTATGGTCCTTGCGCGTTTATGGATGCCTATGATCCATCAACTGTTTTTAGCTCTATAGATGTTAATGGTCGCTATGCTTATGGCAATCAACCGAATATTGCTGGATGGAATTTAGCACGATTTGCTGAAAGCTTATTACCGCTACTCCATGAAGATGAAGAGCAAGCAATTAAACTAGCCCAGAATGCGATAGAAGATTTTCCTAAATTATATTTCTCTAATTGGCTATCAGGGATGAGAGCTAAGTTGGGGATATACAACGAGGAAAAAGAAGATGAGGCACTCGTGGATGAACTTCTCCGTATAATGCAAAAGAATGGTGCAGATTATACCAATACTTTTCGTGCATTAACTTTCGATACGAATGAGGATACGAAATTATTTGGAACACCTGAGTTTGCTCAGTGGAAAAAGAAATGGCAGGAGAGGTTAAGTAGACAGCAGGAATCGAAAGCATCCTCTCATGACTTGATGCGAAACAGTAATCCTGCTGTAATCCCAAGAAACCACCGGGTAGAAGAGGCCCTGGATGCAGCTGTTGCACAAGGTGACTACAGTGTAATGGAGCGGTTACTAAACGCTTTATCAAGACCATACGCTCATACTCCTGAACAAGATGAATATACTAAACTGCCTGACCAAGAAAACAGTTCTTATCGTACGTTTTGTGGAACATAA
- a CDS encoding protein kinase domain-containing protein → MRNISILRSIRKAYQFFVDIPLKAGTVLNQQYEVLNVIGTGSYGILYRCKDLKTNDYKVVKQLRLSKQRSKKEIKLFENEISILQKLNHENMPKFFEAFTHNELLFYVMNYMEGDNLEDLIFYKKVTFNEEQSLNLLADLLVLVDDLHNKNVYHGDLRIPNIIINNNHLFLIDFGLSKLNPSSGEMKEQDYFDLGEILLYLLYTTYPTRNKKALPWTEELSLKNETIYLLKRLLQIKEPYTTTKDILKDLQAALLANKK, encoded by the coding sequence GTGAGAAACATATCCATTTTACGTTCTATTCGAAAAGCCTATCAATTTTTTGTAGATATACCATTGAAAGCAGGTACAGTCTTAAACCAACAATATGAGGTTTTAAATGTTATTGGAACAGGAAGCTACGGCATACTTTATCGATGTAAAGACCTAAAAACGAACGATTACAAAGTGGTGAAACAACTAAGACTAAGTAAGCAACGTTCTAAAAAAGAAATAAAGCTATTTGAAAATGAAATCTCCATTTTACAAAAGTTAAACCATGAAAACATGCCTAAATTTTTTGAGGCTTTTACACATAACGAGCTACTATTTTATGTTATGAACTATATGGAAGGAGACAATTTAGAGGACTTGATTTTTTATAAAAAGGTTACTTTCAATGAAGAACAGTCTTTAAATTTGCTAGCGGACCTCCTTGTTTTAGTAGATGATTTACATAATAAGAACGTCTATCATGGCGACTTGCGTATTCCGAACATTATTATAAATAACAACCATTTATTTTTAATCGACTTTGGATTGTCTAAGCTGAATCCCTCAAGTGGTGAGATGAAAGAACAGGACTACTTTGATTTAGGTGAGATACTCTTATATTTACTTTACACAACCTATCCTACAAGAAATAAAAAAGCTCTTCCTTGGACAGAAGAACTTTCTTTAAAAAATGAAACAATTTATTTACTTAAAAGACTTTTACAAATAAAAGAACCTTATACAACTACTAAAGACATCTTGAAGGATCTACAAGCTGCACTTCTCGCCAATAAAAAGTGA
- a CDS encoding HXXEE domain-containing protein, whose amino-acid sequence MELLKIRWLIWLFPIVFFIHDLEEILTVEYFSMVLPFKVTTVEFILAFSILWLIVFIGCMFAATNKDFIGIGPIQYFSILVSGIFLANGIGHILQSIFFQKYVPGVITSIFILVPFCLFSIKKLLSDNLITCKQILIYLALGFILQTPFAMGSIMFAKFIVKIVGNG is encoded by the coding sequence ATGGAACTATTAAAAATTAGATGGTTAATATGGTTGTTTCCAATTGTATTTTTTATTCATGACCTTGAAGAAATTTTAACTGTTGAATATTTTTCGATGGTTCTCCCTTTTAAAGTTACAACAGTAGAATTCATTTTGGCTTTTAGTATATTATGGTTGATTGTTTTTATTGGTTGTATGTTTGCAGCAACGAATAAAGACTTTATAGGGATAGGACCTATACAATACTTTTCGATCTTAGTATCTGGTATTTTTTTAGCTAATGGTATTGGGCATATTTTGCAAAGTATTTTCTTTCAAAAATATGTACCTGGTGTCATCACTTCTATTTTTATTTTAGTCCCTTTTTGTTTGTTTAGTATTAAAAAGCTTCTCTCAGATAATTTAATAACATGTAAGCAAATATTAATTTATTTGGCACTAGGTTTTATTTTACAAACTCCATTTGCAATGGGATCAATAATGTTTGCAAAATTCATTGTAAAAATAGTAGGAAACGGATAG
- a CDS encoding YcdB/YcdC domain-containing protein, which produces MAKLKKFGIVLTSSALTLGMFSSIASASTSTNEPPQVQIQVAETEKVFTKNDLIKRLKELFPKKFDHLSNNDFHMGSGYYYPTDKEVRYNLSFFKEVNGKHTSGGVGFVGEKLELENYYFQPTNEKEALFPAKVSKEAAKKIAEDFMKSFIANAEYQLETDSYNYYPQQILTEPIRYNFSFTSTKNDISISEQRMEVTVLGNGEVVNFYKTPVQKSATFDDVKQLKDEAELLKKFKDNLSIDKQYQIDFDYRTGERGVKLIYQPTTKVRGIHASTGKWLTSNDYTTEYPEKTKLEKISANPLPAKQNGVTLEEAKKIAEKFIKSKSDKIKLTIQSMDEVENYNGQSVIRVDYMYEYANGGHGTSLEINKNTGEIIQYYDITRDILQQNGEKPSENKLTQKDALTQALKYVKEMIPSYLHNYALPVEEAFYDDMQGSYNFSFPRVVNGIVVIGDQINVSIAGDGSLKNLHVGYQEIKDWPALDKVISEKDALAKLKEALNIKLTYLKPSNDKEKNHYDLVYVPVFNENSFSFLDATTGEWNNLNNFKSPETIKHAWAEEELNYLISAKVLEVKDPKKFNGDAAISKGEALKVLLNSLTYFYDGMYYNNNENLKQTFDNIDPKHPLYQAVERAVSMGVIQPSGKNFDVDAPIKREELAAWYIRVLGLEQAAKHSNIYKIDFADASKVQKEYIGYVALANSMGLFKVEKNQFNPAQEVTYAELAVSTILLAHEIAEKGNGIRY; this is translated from the coding sequence TTGGCTAAATTAAAGAAATTTGGAATTGTATTAACTTCTTCAGCTTTAACGTTAGGAATGTTTTCATCCATTGCAAGTGCTTCAACTTCAACAAATGAGCCACCTCAAGTACAAATTCAAGTAGCGGAAACAGAAAAAGTTTTCACGAAAAATGATTTAATCAAGAGATTAAAAGAATTGTTTCCAAAGAAGTTTGATCATCTATCCAATAATGATTTCCATATGGGAAGCGGTTACTATTACCCAACTGATAAGGAAGTAAGATATAATCTGTCTTTCTTTAAGGAAGTAAATGGTAAGCACACAAGTGGAGGCGTTGGATTTGTGGGAGAAAAATTAGAATTAGAAAATTATTACTTCCAACCAACCAATGAAAAAGAAGCATTGTTTCCTGCAAAAGTCTCCAAAGAGGCAGCAAAAAAAATTGCAGAAGATTTTATGAAGAGTTTTATTGCAAATGCAGAATATCAATTAGAAACAGACTCCTACAATTATTACCCGCAACAAATATTAACCGAGCCTATTCGTTACAACTTTTCTTTTACTAGCACCAAAAATGATATATCTATTTCTGAACAAAGAATGGAAGTAACTGTTCTTGGAAATGGTGAAGTCGTTAATTTTTATAAGACACCAGTTCAGAAATCTGCTACATTCGATGATGTTAAACAATTAAAAGATGAAGCGGAGCTATTAAAAAAGTTTAAAGATAACCTTTCTATTGATAAACAATATCAAATTGATTTTGATTACAGAACTGGTGAACGGGGTGTTAAGCTCATTTACCAACCTACAACTAAAGTACGCGGAATTCATGCATCTACAGGTAAGTGGCTGACTTCAAACGATTACACAACAGAATATCCTGAGAAAACGAAACTTGAAAAGATTTCTGCTAACCCACTGCCTGCAAAACAAAATGGAGTTACATTAGAAGAAGCTAAGAAAATTGCTGAAAAGTTTATTAAATCCAAATCGGACAAAATAAAACTAACCATTCAATCAATGGATGAGGTTGAAAATTATAATGGCCAATCCGTGATCAGAGTTGACTATATGTACGAATATGCAAATGGTGGACATGGAACTAGCTTAGAAATTAATAAGAATACTGGTGAAATTATTCAATATTATGATATAACAAGAGATATTCTACAACAAAACGGAGAAAAACCTAGTGAGAACAAGCTTACTCAAAAGGATGCTCTCACGCAGGCATTAAAATATGTAAAAGAAATGATTCCATCTTATCTTCACAACTATGCGTTACCAGTAGAAGAAGCATTTTATGATGATATGCAAGGATCCTATAACTTCTCTTTCCCTCGAGTAGTAAATGGTATTGTAGTGATTGGCGATCAAATTAATGTAAGTATTGCTGGGGACGGATCATTAAAAAACCTTCACGTTGGTTATCAAGAGATAAAAGATTGGCCAGCACTTGATAAAGTAATTTCTGAAAAAGACGCGTTGGCTAAATTAAAAGAAGCTCTTAATATAAAACTTACTTATTTGAAACCAAGTAACGACAAAGAAAAAAATCATTATGACCTTGTGTATGTTCCAGTATTTAATGAAAACTCATTTAGCTTTTTAGATGCTACTACGGGTGAATGGAATAACTTGAACAATTTTAAAAGTCCTGAAACTATTAAACATGCTTGGGCTGAAGAGGAGTTAAATTATTTAATCAGCGCGAAAGTCTTAGAAGTAAAAGATCCTAAAAAATTCAACGGTGATGCAGCAATCTCTAAAGGAGAAGCATTAAAAGTTTTATTAAACTCTCTCACTTATTTCTATGACGGAATGTATTATAATAATAACGAAAATTTAAAACAAACTTTTGATAATATCGATCCAAAACATCCTCTATATCAAGCAGTAGAACGTGCGGTAAGTATGGGAGTAATTCAACCATCTGGCAAGAACTTTGATGTGGATGCACCTATCAAAAGAGAAGAACTAGCAGCGTGGTATATTAGAGTTCTAGGTTTAGAGCAAGCAGCTAAACATAGTAACATCTATAAAATAGACTTTGCAGATGCAAGTAAGGTGCAAAAAGAGTATATAGGATATGTAGCTTTAGCAAACTCCATGGGATTATTTAAAGTTGAAAAAAATCAATTCAATCCTGCTCAAGAAGTGACTTACGCAGAGTTGGCTGTTTCAACCATTCTATTAGCTCACGAAATCGCTGAAAAAGGAAATGGCATCCGTTACTAA
- a CDS encoding SRPBCC family protein, with translation MSENKSTNELTTFTEGKVLVMERIFNAPRSLVFEAFSDSERLESWWGPKGWKTINRQFEFKPEGVWHYCMTCEDENQGDFYGQESWGMAIYHEIVAPEKIVYTDMFADDKGNAIAGMPELLVTMIFTEDGDKTKLITRSEFATLENLQQVLDMGVVQGTSSQYERLDDLLKNI, from the coding sequence ATGTCAGAGAATAAATCAACAAACGAGTTAACGACGTTCACGGAAGGAAAAGTTCTTGTCATGGAGAGGATTTTTAACGCACCGCGTTCTCTTGTGTTTGAAGCATTTTCAGATTCAGAACGATTGGAGAGCTGGTGGGGACCAAAGGGATGGAAGACAATAAATCGCCAATTTGAGTTTAAGCCAGAAGGAGTATGGCATTATTGCATGACATGCGAAGATGAAAATCAAGGAGACTTTTATGGACAAGAATCTTGGGGGATGGCTATCTATCATGAGATAGTTGCTCCTGAAAAAATTGTTTACACAGACATGTTTGCAGATGATAAAGGAAATGCGATTGCTGGCATGCCTGAACTACTAGTTACAATGATTTTTACTGAAGATGGAGATAAGACAAAACTCATTACTCGGTCTGAATTCGCTACCTTAGAAAATCTTCAGCAAGTACTAGACATGGGGGTAGTCCAAGGAACCTCTTCGCAATACGAACGACTTGATGACCTTCTAAAAAATATTTAA
- a CDS encoding CPBP family intramembrane glutamic endopeptidase encodes MDLFLEYILWITPGFLILLVTYLLLPKNAFSTKIFILILGFILIRDNMTTFDFWHFGTTNNLPWMRFTENGSLLILMGVVSLMITGGIIYLQKDMRHLLFWIGNQKVLSLFMGILGAIIVVLPFFFIYQGIPLEKRGGYFPTEVLPLLFFFALSGNLMEEVLFRGYLQGYFESITDSIRAALLSGLMFGVGHVFLATTVTTLGLPVILFTFFEGIICSFVRLKYGIFPSTLTHGLSIFVLASSIF; translated from the coding sequence TTGGATTTGTTTCTTGAATATATTCTTTGGATTACTCCTGGATTTTTAATTCTTTTAGTGACATATTTACTATTACCTAAAAATGCATTCTCCACAAAAATATTTATTCTCATTCTAGGTTTTATCTTAATTAGAGACAATATGACTACGTTTGATTTTTGGCATTTTGGAACAACAAACAATCTTCCTTGGATGAGATTCACAGAGAATGGTAGCTTACTTATTTTAATGGGTGTAGTTTCACTAATGATTACAGGTGGAATCATCTATCTTCAAAAAGACATGCGACACTTACTTTTCTGGATAGGAAATCAAAAAGTATTATCTCTTTTTATGGGAATCTTAGGCGCTATCATTGTGGTACTTCCTTTCTTCTTTATATATCAAGGGATTCCTCTGGAAAAAAGAGGCGGTTATTTTCCTACTGAGGTTCTACCATTATTATTCTTTTTCGCATTATCCGGTAATTTGATGGAAGAAGTTCTATTCCGTGGTTATTTACAGGGATATTTTGAGTCAATCACTGATTCCATTCGTGCAGCACTTCTTTCAGGTCTGATGTTTGGAGTAGGTCATGTTTTTCTTGCAACAACAGTTACCACTTTAGGATTACCAGTCATTTTATTTACTTTTTTCGAGGGAATTATTTGTAGCTTTGTTCGCCTGAAATATGGTATTTTTCCTTCAACACTTACGCATGGTCTCTCTATCTTTGTTTTAGCTTCAAGTATTTTTTAG
- a CDS encoding M28 family peptidase, with translation MRISNNKIILTIILGIATVVPIVAFSPHFASTEFEKMNALETQVLWGIDADNIYNNIRVLSKTPRVAGTAQENEAVAYIKKQFESYGYESEVQSFHFNSYTPPQTLALSVKGYSQRLQPIAFEYSVNGDISGEIVAAGLGKMEDLNKLNLKGKIALIQRGEITFADKISNATAKGAIGVIIYNQESDTINASLGDATKTSVPAVFLTKEEGDDLISHLKKNPGSIGQLNIKGASFNQNTSHNVIAIKKPVKLNNSTNNIIVIGAHHDSVAGAPGANDDASGTAMTLELARVLKNISSDTEIRFVTFGAEELGLLGSSHYVESLSEDEKNRIVANFNLDMVGSKNAGNLILQTIDGKPNLVTDLSQEASEKLNGEPTPFNQGERSDHVSFAEAGIPAALFIHHPTEEWYHTPQDTIDKISKSKLQDVAEIVGLAILNQIVSENQSSK, from the coding sequence ATGCGAATATCTAACAATAAAATCATACTGACAATTATACTTGGTATTGCTACAGTCGTCCCAATAGTAGCGTTTAGTCCACACTTTGCTTCCACCGAATTCGAAAAAATGAATGCACTTGAGACACAAGTTTTATGGGGAATCGATGCTGATAATATTTACAACAATATAAGGGTTTTATCAAAAACTCCTCGTGTTGCTGGTACTGCTCAAGAGAATGAGGCGGTTGCATATATAAAAAAACAGTTTGAATCATATGGTTACGAATCTGAAGTTCAATCTTTCCATTTTAATAGCTATACACCACCACAGACTCTAGCGTTATCTGTAAAGGGTTACTCCCAACGTTTACAGCCTATTGCGTTTGAATATTCAGTTAATGGTGATATATCAGGTGAAATTGTTGCAGCTGGACTTGGAAAAATGGAAGATTTAAATAAACTAAACTTAAAAGGAAAAATTGCACTCATCCAACGTGGAGAAATTACCTTTGCTGACAAAATATCAAACGCCACTGCCAAAGGTGCAATAGGTGTCATCATTTACAACCAAGAGTCAGATACGATTAATGCAAGTTTAGGGGACGCAACTAAGACAAGCGTTCCAGCTGTTTTTTTAACAAAAGAAGAAGGGGACGACTTAATAAGTCATCTAAAAAAAAATCCTGGGTCTATCGGGCAACTTAACATAAAAGGCGCAAGTTTCAATCAAAATACTTCTCATAATGTCATCGCTATAAAAAAACCAGTAAAATTAAACAACTCGACGAATAATATCATTGTGATCGGTGCACATCACGATTCCGTTGCAGGAGCTCCTGGTGCAAATGATGATGCATCTGGTACTGCGATGACATTGGAACTCGCTCGTGTATTAAAAAATATTTCATCCGATACAGAGATCCGTTTTGTCACGTTTGGTGCTGAAGAGTTAGGTTTACTAGGTTCTTCTCACTACGTAGAAAGTTTGTCGGAAGATGAAAAAAATCGAATCGTTGCAAATTTTAACCTAGATATGGTAGGAAGTAAAAATGCAGGTAATTTAATTCTTCAAACGATAGACGGTAAACCTAATCTTGTTACAGACCTTTCCCAGGAGGCTAGTGAAAAGTTAAATGGAGAACCAACTCCATTTAACCAAGGAGAACGAAGTGATCATGTGTCATTTGCTGAAGCTGGTATTCCTGCAGCACTCTTCATCCATCATCCAACAGAGGAGTGGTATCATACACCACAGGATACAATAGATAAAATAAGCAAAAGTAAGTTACAAGATGTGGCTGAAATAGTTGGTTTGGCTATACTAAATCAGATTGTTTCTGAAAACCAAAGTTCAAAATAA